The genomic interval AGTATTTCCGGAAATTGGGTATATGATTTTTGCGAAGATGCTGCTCATAACCTTTGGATGGCGACCCGTGAAGGCCTTAATTATTTTATCCGTGATAAGAAAAAATTCATCAATTATAAAAAGATTCCATTAAATCCCAATTCTTTATTCTGTAATGAAATTAATTCGCTGAAACTTGATCATGATAATTATCTCTGGATAGGCACTGCCAATGGTTTAGCTGGTTTTAATCCGCGGGGGAGAAAATTTGACCGTTACAGTCAATTTCCTTTAAATACTAAGATTTCCAAAATCATTAACTCCTTCGGTGATTTTATCTGGATAGCTACGGAAAAAGGAATTGTTCACTTCAACATAAAAACACATCATTATAAGTTTTATCCTCTACGTGTCAAATCTAATCCTTACGGTGACATTTTTTGGTCGATGATGGAATTTCATCGAGATTTATATATCACAACAGGTGGAGATGGTCTGGTTAAATTGCCGTTTGATTTTAAAAAGAAGGATTACGGCCGTTTTATGTATGTGAACAAATTTTCGAACCAGGCTTCCAATCTGGACCGTATACAGGTATTTGATATTTGCATGTCGCGCAATGGGATTGTCTGGCTTGGAACAGGAAACGGGCTGGCCAAAATAGAAAATTTAGGAAAGAATTCTGCAAAATTGATGTTTTACAGGAATAATGCCTTAAACAACAATAGTATTAGCAATAATACCGTATATAGAATTTTTGTTGATCGTACCGATGTTTTATGGTGCGGAACAGAAATGGGACTTAATAAATTGGATATAAAACTATTACCTTTTCATTATTTTACCTTCACCAATTCCAATTTTAAAGATCAGGTACGGTGTATTGGTTCGCCTGATGGTAAAGAGTTATGGCTGGGGACAGCTCAAAAAGGATTCTCAATATTAAACATGCGAAATGGGTTGAACCGTTGTTTCAGATTCAATCCCGAACAGTCGTTTTTTAATTCTACCCGTTCAATTCTTGCTTTAC from Bacteroidota bacterium carries:
- a CDS encoding two-component regulator propeller domain-containing protein, producing the protein MIASDLLFERFYSNNGIPDNRIRSIFQDSKGFLWIGTMNGVSKYDGYSFENFYKTKSTNSISGNWVYDFCEDAAHNLWMATREGLNYFIRDKKKFINYKKIPLNPNSLFCNEINSLKLDHDNYLWIGTANGLAGFNPRGRKFDRYSQFPLNTKISKIINSFGDFIWIATEKGIVHFNIKTHHYKFYPLRVKSNPYGDIFWSMMEFHRDLYITTGGDGLVKLPFDFKKKDYGRFMYVNKFSNQASNLDRIQVFDICMSRNGIVWLGTGNGLAKIENLGKNSAKLMFYRNNALNNNSISNNTVYRIFVDRTDVLWCGTEMGLNKLDIKLLPFHYFTFTNSNFKDQVRCIGSPDGKELWLGTAQKGFSILNMRNGLNRCFRFNPEQSFFNSTRSILALPEGKIWLGTLGGLLEFSNGSFKKIIEGSAVFALYRDTRKNIWIGTNHGVYELEGSVNKIHYLEGLNNLKNNDFVRSIFEDHAGNIWIGLENGGLYCLNPRTEKFSHITGNGKGQLFGSNILCLNEYPNNVIWAGSESGLNKITIQVERNGKIGYFIKNYFESNGIPDKSINSIIPDYKGNLWISTIKGIVKFDIRREKFQKFLSNIDFSQSCFFKTNNSEFMFG